The following proteins are co-located in the Triticum aestivum cultivar Chinese Spring chromosome 1A, IWGSC CS RefSeq v2.1, whole genome shotgun sequence genome:
- the LOC123062597 gene encoding translation initiation factor IF-2 isoform X1: MMAWRMLRRKDVHTGLLNLAFRSDHGRTKHFASGTLGKLSQFVHGNGLQGAANCTVFKQSTIRNFHAGVYMLAWHQKKEDVVGLKAPKREKRVRKETRSQPPVEAPYIAPKPKLTKSAPDKIVEIFDGMTLRDLSKRSGAKINALQSILADLGERVESEFDSITIDLAELVGMELGVNIRRMHTGEGTVEPRPAVVTVMGHVDHGKTSLLDSLRQTSVAAKEAGGITQHIGAFVVEMQSGASLTFLDTPGHAAFSAMRARGAAVTDIVVLVVAADDGVMPQTLEAMSHAKVANVPIVVAINKCDKSGADPERVRIQLGSEGLLLEDMGGDVQVVEISALSKLGLDKLEEALLLQAEIMDLKARTDGPAQAFVVEARVDRGRGPLATTIVKSGTLVSGQYIVVGAEWGRIRSLRDTVGKVTESAKPAMPVEIEGLRGLPMAGDDVVVVDSEERARMLSQGRKKKQEKDRLRKIDENMTEEAEIGEETPERVEMPIIVKADVQGSVQAVTDALRSLNSPQVFVNVVHVGVGPVSEHDIDLAQACRACIVGFNVRDPPSAITLGATQANIKILLHKVIYHLLEEMGRLIVEKAPGTAETQISGEAEVLNIFELKGRSKSKGPDIKIAGCRITDGRFSRTGTMRLLRSGDVVFEGPCSSLKREKQDADTLDKGTDCGLVIEDCDEYQVGDTIQCLEQVIRKPKFVSTQSGAVRIEC, encoded by the exons ATGATGGCCTGGCGGATGCTGCGAAGAAAG GATGTCCACACAGGCCTCTTGAATCTGGCCTTCCGCTCAGATCATGGTCGAACGAAGCATTTCGCCAGTGGGACATTGGGAAAGCTATCAC AGTTCGTCCATGGCAATGGACTCCAAGGTGCTGCTAACTGTACAGTCTTTAAACAGTCCACTATCAG GAATTTTCATGCAGGTGTGTATATGTTGGCATGGCACCAGAAAAAGGAGGATGTTGTTGGGCTAAAAGCACCGAAAAGGGAGAAGCGAGTGAGAAAGGAAACTCGCAGTCAACCTCCTGTAGAAGCGCCATATATTGCACCAAAACCAAAGCTGACCAAATCAGCGCCAGATAAAATTGTTGAAATTTTTGATGGGATGACATTGCGTGACCTATCTAAACGATCTGGTGCAAAAATCAATGCGCTTCAAAGCATACTTGCAGATCTTGGCGAAAGGGTTGAATCAGAGTTCGATTCTATTACCATCGATCTAGCTGAGCTAGTGGGTATG GAACTTGGTGTTAATATCAGAAGAATGCACACAGGTGAAGGCACAGTTGAACCACGGCCTGCTGTTGTAACAGTTATGGGTCATGTTGATCATGGTAAAACATCGCTTCTGGATTCCCTGCGGCAAACATCTGTTGCTGCTAAAGAAGCTGGTGGGATCACTCAGCATATAGGTGCCTTTGTTGTTGAGATGCAATCTGGAGCCTCTCTCACATTTCTTGATACACCAGGGCATGCTGCATTTAGTGCTATGCGGGCTAGAGGTGCAGCTGTCACAGATATTGTAGTGCTTGTGGTTGCAGCAGATGATGGTGTGATGCCTCAAACACTTGAAGCTATGTCGCATGCAAAAGTAGCAAATGTTCCAATTGTAGTCGCCATAAACAAATGTGACAAATCTGGAGCTGACCCTGAGAGGGTCAGAATTCAGCTTGGTTCTGAAGGATTGCTTTTGGAGGATATGGGTGGTGATGTACAGGTTGTTGAAATTTCTGCATTATCGAAACTTGGTTTGGATAAATTGGAAGAGGCTTTGCTCCTTCAGGCCGAGATAATGGACCTGAAAGCCAGAACAGATGGGCCTGCTCAAGCTTTTGTGGTGGAGGCAAGGGTGGACAGGGGCAGGGGACCACTTGCAACAACTATAGTTAAGTCCGGCACATTAGTCAGTGGACAATACATTGTTGTGGGTGCAGAGTGGGGAAGAATTAGATCACTGAGAGACACGGTAGGGAAAGTAACAGAGTCTGCAAAACCCGCCATGCCTGTTGAGATTGAGGGGCTGAGGGGCCTCCCAATGGCTGGGGATGATGTAGTGGTTGTTGACTCCGAGGAAAGGGCAAGAATGCTTAGTCAAGGGCGGAAGAAGAAACAGGAGAAAGATAGGCTTCGGAAGATTGACGAAAACATGACAGAGGAGGCAGAAATTGGAGAAGAGACGCCTGAAAGAGTTGAGATGCCCATAATTGTGAAAGCTGATGTACAGGGCAGTGTTCAAGCAGTTACGGATGCCTTAAGAAGTCTTAATAGCCCACAG GTGTTTGTGAATGTTGTTCATGTTGGCGTCGGCCCTGTAAGTGAACATGACATTGATCTGGCACAAGCATGCCGAGCATGCATAGTTGGTTTCAACGTTCGTGATCCACCGAGTGCGATTACTCTAGGAGCAACACAAGCCAACATAAAG ATTTTGCTGCACAAGGTGATCTACCATCTCCTCGAGGAAATGGGAAGGCTGATTGTGGAGAAGGCACCAGGGACTGCTGAAACCCAAATTTCAGGGGAGGCTGAGGTTCTGAACATATTCGAGCTGAAAGGGCGTAGCAAGTCAAAAGGGCCAGACATAAAGATTGCCGGCTGCCGGATAACCGATGGGCGCTTTAGCAGAACTGGAACCATGAGACTGTTGAGAAGCGGAGACGTTGTCTTTGAGGGTCCGTGTTCTTCGCTGAAGCGAGAGAAGCAGGATGCTGACACGCTCGACAAGGGTACCGACTGTGGATTGGTGATCGAGGACTGCGACGAATACCAGGTTGGGGATACCATCCAGTGCTTGGAGCAGGTGATCAGGAAGCCCAAGTTCGTATCGACACAAAGCGGCGCAGTCCGTATAGAGTGCTGA
- the LOC123062597 gene encoding translation initiation factor IF-2 isoform X2: MVERSISPVGHWESYHSSSMAMDSKVLLTVQSLNSPLSGVYMLAWHQKKEDVVGLKAPKREKRVRKETRSQPPVEAPYIAPKPKLTKSAPDKIVEIFDGMTLRDLSKRSGAKINALQSILADLGERVESEFDSITIDLAELVGMELGVNIRRMHTGEGTVEPRPAVVTVMGHVDHGKTSLLDSLRQTSVAAKEAGGITQHIGAFVVEMQSGASLTFLDTPGHAAFSAMRARGAAVTDIVVLVVAADDGVMPQTLEAMSHAKVANVPIVVAINKCDKSGADPERVRIQLGSEGLLLEDMGGDVQVVEISALSKLGLDKLEEALLLQAEIMDLKARTDGPAQAFVVEARVDRGRGPLATTIVKSGTLVSGQYIVVGAEWGRIRSLRDTVGKVTESAKPAMPVEIEGLRGLPMAGDDVVVVDSEERARMLSQGRKKKQEKDRLRKIDENMTEEAEIGEETPERVEMPIIVKADVQGSVQAVTDALRSLNSPQVFVNVVHVGVGPVSEHDIDLAQACRACIVGFNVRDPPSAITLGATQANIKILLHKVIYHLLEEMGRLIVEKAPGTAETQISGEAEVLNIFELKGRSKSKGPDIKIAGCRITDGRFSRTGTMRLLRSGDVVFEGPCSSLKREKQDADTLDKGTDCGLVIEDCDEYQVGDTIQCLEQVIRKPKFVSTQSGAVRIEC, encoded by the exons ATGGTCGAACGAAGCATTTCGCCAGTGGGACATTGGGAAAGCTATCAC AGTTCGTCCATGGCAATGGACTCCAAGGTGCTGCTAACTGTACAGTCTTTAAACAGTCCACTATCAG GTGTGTATATGTTGGCATGGCACCAGAAAAAGGAGGATGTTGTTGGGCTAAAAGCACCGAAAAGGGAGAAGCGAGTGAGAAAGGAAACTCGCAGTCAACCTCCTGTAGAAGCGCCATATATTGCACCAAAACCAAAGCTGACCAAATCAGCGCCAGATAAAATTGTTGAAATTTTTGATGGGATGACATTGCGTGACCTATCTAAACGATCTGGTGCAAAAATCAATGCGCTTCAAAGCATACTTGCAGATCTTGGCGAAAGGGTTGAATCAGAGTTCGATTCTATTACCATCGATCTAGCTGAGCTAGTGGGTATG GAACTTGGTGTTAATATCAGAAGAATGCACACAGGTGAAGGCACAGTTGAACCACGGCCTGCTGTTGTAACAGTTATGGGTCATGTTGATCATGGTAAAACATCGCTTCTGGATTCCCTGCGGCAAACATCTGTTGCTGCTAAAGAAGCTGGTGGGATCACTCAGCATATAGGTGCCTTTGTTGTTGAGATGCAATCTGGAGCCTCTCTCACATTTCTTGATACACCAGGGCATGCTGCATTTAGTGCTATGCGGGCTAGAGGTGCAGCTGTCACAGATATTGTAGTGCTTGTGGTTGCAGCAGATGATGGTGTGATGCCTCAAACACTTGAAGCTATGTCGCATGCAAAAGTAGCAAATGTTCCAATTGTAGTCGCCATAAACAAATGTGACAAATCTGGAGCTGACCCTGAGAGGGTCAGAATTCAGCTTGGTTCTGAAGGATTGCTTTTGGAGGATATGGGTGGTGATGTACAGGTTGTTGAAATTTCTGCATTATCGAAACTTGGTTTGGATAAATTGGAAGAGGCTTTGCTCCTTCAGGCCGAGATAATGGACCTGAAAGCCAGAACAGATGGGCCTGCTCAAGCTTTTGTGGTGGAGGCAAGGGTGGACAGGGGCAGGGGACCACTTGCAACAACTATAGTTAAGTCCGGCACATTAGTCAGTGGACAATACATTGTTGTGGGTGCAGAGTGGGGAAGAATTAGATCACTGAGAGACACGGTAGGGAAAGTAACAGAGTCTGCAAAACCCGCCATGCCTGTTGAGATTGAGGGGCTGAGGGGCCTCCCAATGGCTGGGGATGATGTAGTGGTTGTTGACTCCGAGGAAAGGGCAAGAATGCTTAGTCAAGGGCGGAAGAAGAAACAGGAGAAAGATAGGCTTCGGAAGATTGACGAAAACATGACAGAGGAGGCAGAAATTGGAGAAGAGACGCCTGAAAGAGTTGAGATGCCCATAATTGTGAAAGCTGATGTACAGGGCAGTGTTCAAGCAGTTACGGATGCCTTAAGAAGTCTTAATAGCCCACAG GTGTTTGTGAATGTTGTTCATGTTGGCGTCGGCCCTGTAAGTGAACATGACATTGATCTGGCACAAGCATGCCGAGCATGCATAGTTGGTTTCAACGTTCGTGATCCACCGAGTGCGATTACTCTAGGAGCAACACAAGCCAACATAAAG ATTTTGCTGCACAAGGTGATCTACCATCTCCTCGAGGAAATGGGAAGGCTGATTGTGGAGAAGGCACCAGGGACTGCTGAAACCCAAATTTCAGGGGAGGCTGAGGTTCTGAACATATTCGAGCTGAAAGGGCGTAGCAAGTCAAAAGGGCCAGACATAAAGATTGCCGGCTGCCGGATAACCGATGGGCGCTTTAGCAGAACTGGAACCATGAGACTGTTGAGAAGCGGAGACGTTGTCTTTGAGGGTCCGTGTTCTTCGCTGAAGCGAGAGAAGCAGGATGCTGACACGCTCGACAAGGGTACCGACTGTGGATTGGTGATCGAGGACTGCGACGAATACCAGGTTGGGGATACCATCCAGTGCTTGGAGCAGGTGATCAGGAAGCCCAAGTTCGTATCGACACAAAGCGGCGCAGTCCGTATAGAGTGCTGA
- the LOC123062607 gene encoding 2-oxoglutarate-dependent dioxygenase 11 isoform X1, producing MERVVDEVVLSRAEVADSTVLPDRYARPDEVGDGVVVGDDENYEVPLVDMARLLDPDSSEAETAKLGSACRDWGFFQLTNHGVEESVAQDMKDSTTQFFRLPLDKKKAVATKAGGVEGFGHHFLGASRGKLDWAESLVLKTQLMEERSMEFWPADPAAFRSSLDKYSLEMSKLTSRLLAFMASDLGVEPEALAGAFRGKKQTVALHHYPPCQHPDKVLGITPHHDGLGLTLLLHVDDTPGLQVRRDGRWFPLDSLPGALVINVGDMLQILTNGRYKSPEHRVLADAERGRATAVVFQEACVGGMVRPLPGLGDARYRAIEYAEYFEGNYTALAEGTRFVDSLQISVTHDEKEV from the exons ATGGAGCGCGTCGTCGACGAGGTCGTCCTCAGCAGGGCCGAGGTCGCGGACTCCACTGTGCTCCCCGACAGGTATGCCCGGCCGGACGAGGTCGGGGACGGGGTCGTCGTGGGCGACGACGAGAACTACGAGGTGCCGCTGGTAGACATGGCGAGGCTGCTCGACCCGGACTCCTCGGAGGCGGAGACGGCCAAGCTCGGCTCTGCGTGTCGAGACTGGGGCTTCTTCCAG CTAACAAACCACGGAGTTGAGGAATCAGTTGCACAAGACATGAAAGATAGCACTACGCAGTTCTTCCGCCTGCCGCTGGACAAGAAGAAAGCAGTGGCCACCAAGGCCGGCGGGGTCGAAGGGTTCGGGCACCACTTCCTCGGAGCATCCCGCGGGAAGCTGGACTGGGCAGAGAGCCTGGTCCTCAAGACGCAGCTGATGGAGGAGAGGAGCATGGAGTTCTGGCCGGCCGATCCGGCAGCATTTAGGTCCTCACTGGACAAGTACTCGCTGGAGATGTCCAAGCTCACGAGCCGGCTCCTGGCGTTCATGGCGAGCGACCTCGGGGTGGAGCCGGAGGCGCTCGCCGGGGCCTTCCGGGGCAAGAAGCAAACCGTGGCCCTGCATCACTACCCTCCGTGCCAGCACCCGGACAAGGTGCTGGGCATCACGCCGCACCACGACGGCCTCGGCCTGACGCTGCTGCTGCACGTGGACGACACCCCCGGCCTGCAGGTGAGGAGGGACGGCAGGTGGTTCCCGCTGGACTCGCTGCcgggcgccctcgtcatcaacgtcGGCGACATGCTCCAGATCCTCACCAACGGCAGATACAAGAGCCCCGAGCACAGGGTGCTGGCGGACGCCGAGAGAGGCCGGGCGACCGCGGTGGTGTTCCAGGAGGCTTGCGTCGGCGgcatggtgaggccgctcccggGGCTCGGCGACGCGAGGTACAGAGCTATCGAGTATGCTGAGTATTTCGAGGGGAATTACACGGCACTGGCTGAAGGGACGAGGTTCGTGGATAGTCTCCAGATCAGTGTAACGCATGACGAGAAGGAAGTCTAA
- the LOC123062607 gene encoding 2-oxoglutarate-dependent dioxygenase 11 isoform X2 encodes MFRLPPTTRFFTLTNHGVEESVAQDMKDSTTQFFRLPLDKKKAVATKAGGVEGFGHHFLGASRGKLDWAESLVLKTQLMEERSMEFWPADPAAFRSSLDKYSLEMSKLTSRLLAFMASDLGVEPEALAGAFRGKKQTVALHHYPPCQHPDKVLGITPHHDGLGLTLLLHVDDTPGLQVRRDGRWFPLDSLPGALVINVGDMLQILTNGRYKSPEHRVLADAERGRATAVVFQEACVGGMVRPLPGLGDARYRAIEYAEYFEGNYTALAEGTRFVDSLQISVTHDEKEV; translated from the exons ATGTTCCGGCTGCCCCCGACGACGAGATTTTTTACG CTAACAAACCACGGAGTTGAGGAATCAGTTGCACAAGACATGAAAGATAGCACTACGCAGTTCTTCCGCCTGCCGCTGGACAAGAAGAAAGCAGTGGCCACCAAGGCCGGCGGGGTCGAAGGGTTCGGGCACCACTTCCTCGGAGCATCCCGCGGGAAGCTGGACTGGGCAGAGAGCCTGGTCCTCAAGACGCAGCTGATGGAGGAGAGGAGCATGGAGTTCTGGCCGGCCGATCCGGCAGCATTTAGGTCCTCACTGGACAAGTACTCGCTGGAGATGTCCAAGCTCACGAGCCGGCTCCTGGCGTTCATGGCGAGCGACCTCGGGGTGGAGCCGGAGGCGCTCGCCGGGGCCTTCCGGGGCAAGAAGCAAACCGTGGCCCTGCATCACTACCCTCCGTGCCAGCACCCGGACAAGGTGCTGGGCATCACGCCGCACCACGACGGCCTCGGCCTGACGCTGCTGCTGCACGTGGACGACACCCCCGGCCTGCAGGTGAGGAGGGACGGCAGGTGGTTCCCGCTGGACTCGCTGCcgggcgccctcgtcatcaacgtcGGCGACATGCTCCAGATCCTCACCAACGGCAGATACAAGAGCCCCGAGCACAGGGTGCTGGCGGACGCCGAGAGAGGCCGGGCGACCGCGGTGGTGTTCCAGGAGGCTTGCGTCGGCGgcatggtgaggccgctcccggGGCTCGGCGACGCGAGGTACAGAGCTATCGAGTATGCTGAGTATTTCGAGGGGAATTACACGGCACTGGCTGAAGGGACGAGGTTCGTGGATAGTCTCCAGATCAGTGTAACGCATGACGAGAAGGAAGTCTAA